The DNA segment CACATTGCGCACCAGTTCGATGGTCAACAGCCCGTTTTCCAGCCGCGCGTCGCGGACCTCGATATGATCTGCCAAGCTGAAGCGCCGTTCGAAGGGGCGTAGCGCCAAGCCGCGGTGCAGGACCTCAGCCCGGTCCTCGCCATTGCGGCGGCCGGTCACGACAAGCTGGTTCGGCTGCGCGGTGATGTTGATCTCATCCGGGCCGAAGCCGGCCACAGCCAGGGTGACGCGGTAACTGTCATCGCCGACCCGCTCGACATTGTAGGGCGGATAGCCGTCGGGCTCGGCCCGGGCCAGCCCTTCCAGCATGTCGAAGACGCGGTCGAAGCCGATGGCGGTTCGATAGAAGGGTGAGAAGTCGAATGCGGTTCGCATGACCATATCCTCCTTGGAAGCGACATGGGACACGAAACTCGCCGCCACGGCCCACCGCGGCGGCAGCCGCCGGAACCCCATCCGGGCGTCCCGGCGTCATTCGATCTAGGAAGCCGGAAACCGGCCATCAAGCCCGGCTGGATTGCAGCGGTTGCATGAGGACGCTCTCTTTATCTGCGTCCGGCGCAGATGTCGGAAAGCCCCGGTTTCCCTTGGGAAAGCCGGGGCCGGCCGGTCAGCGTGAGGAGGCCGTCGACGAACCGATGTTCTGGTTGATCAACTGGAGCATGGCGATATGCGACTTGATCGCCGGAACGGATAGCAGCGGGATCACGGACTCGCGGCTCTCATTACCCGCCTTCTCGAGCAGGTTCTGATGCAGGGCCAGCAGCTCCTGGTGCGCTGTGGTCTGGGTATTCACAAACAGCTCGTCGAATTCCGCGCCCTGCGCCGACTGCAGGCGTTGCATCGCCGCCTTCTTGTCGTCGGGAACCGTGGCCTCCGACGGGGACTCGCCCATGGCCTTCATGGCGGCCATGGTGTTCTGCTGTTCCTCCGCCTCAAGACGGGCGAACTCCTTGACGAGGGGGTCATTCGCCTGCTGAACGGCCATCTGGCTGCTCTGGAGCGAGGCCAGGGAGTTCGCGGCGATCATCATCTTGATATCGTCCTCGTCCATGTCGGCGACGGAACCACTTGCCGTCTGCGCCCAGGCGGCGCGGTGGATGCCCAGCGGGACGGCGATGCCGGCAGCGGCGACGGTCAGGATCATGGCACGGCGGTGCATCGTATTCCTCCGATTTGGTTCGGCCCGGCGTGTTCCCGCAGGGCTGCCCCGCAACCGGCGCGGAGGGGGACAGTTCCCCCCACACGCGGACGATACCCTTATTGATCCGGGCTCGCCCGCAACCCGCGGATCGCCAGCGCCATCAGACAGGCTGCGGGGATCAGCAGGAAGAGCTGCCCCATGGCCCTGTAGCCGAAGACGCCCAGCAGGCCGCCGACAAAGAAACTGCCCACTGTCGGGACATGCAGGGCCAGCTTGTCCAGGTCCGGCTTGGCGGAACCGGGAGCGCCCCGCGTCACCGCCCGATCCATCAGGTGGCCGAGTTCGATGCCGATATCCGTCACCATGCCGGTGACATGGGTGGTGCGGATGCGGGCGCCGGACAGGCGCGTCACGATGGCGTTCTGCAGCCCCATCAGGAAGCTGAGCCCCAGGATCAGGATCAGCCCCCGCAAGGGACCCGGCACCAGCATGTCCAGCCAGGCCAGGGCGGCCAGCAGCACAGCCTCCGCCAGTACGCTGAAGGCGTAGATGCCCGTGAGCCCGCGCCGGAGCCCCAGGCTGATCAGCAAGGCGGAGGAGGCGGCGCCGGCGATAAAGAGGACGATGACGCCCAGCGCCAGGACGATGCCCGCCGGCTCGCCCAGCACAAGCTGGTCCGCCAGGGCCGAGACGGCACCCGTCATGTGCGAGACATAGTGGCCGGCGGCATAGAAGCCGGCTGCGTTCGCCGCCCCGGCTATGCCGGCCAGGGACCAGGCAAGCAGACGGTCGGAGGATTTCGTCCGCGCATCGCCTTGGCGCGTGAGCATCGGAGGCACCCTGAAGCTGGACCGGAAACAGAATACCGCGCAGCGGTAAATCTTCCATGAGTTGGATCAACGGCCGCCCCGAAGTTCGCCGCCATCCATCGCTGCGTCAGCTTCGCGCGGGTCCTGACATACGGCCGGACGGGCTGTTGTCGGCCCGGCGTCACGTTCGCTGCATTGCAAGGGCCGCTGGAACGGAAGGAAGCAGACATGGAAACGGTAACCATCGCCGATACAGGCATCGTGGCCTCCAGGATCGGGCTCGGCACCTGGGCCATCGGCGGCTGGATGTGGGGCGGGACGGAGGAGCGGGAGGCCATCGCCACCATCCATGCCGCCCTGGACCGGGGCATCACCCTGATCGACACGGCCCCGGTCTACGGCTTCGGCCAGTCGGAAGAGATCGTGGGCAAGGCGCTGGCCATGGACGGGCGGCGGCAGCGCGCCGTCATCGCCACCAAGGCCGCCCTGGACTGGACCGGGGGAAGCCCGTTCCGCAACGCCTCCCGCGCCCGCATCATGCAGGAGGTGGAGGACAGCCTGCGCCGTCTCCGAACCGATGTGATCGACATCCTGCAGATCCACTGGCCCGACCCCGTGACACCGATGGAGGAGACGGCGCAGGCCATGGCCGACCTGCTGAAGGCCGGGAAGATCCGCGCCATCGGCGTCAGCAACTTCAGCCCGGCCCAGATGGACGCGTTCCGCGCCGTGGCCCCGCTGCATGTCTGCCAGCCGCCCTATAATCTGTTCGAGCGCGCCATCGACCGGGACGTGCTGCCCTATTGCGAAAGCAACGGCATCGCCACCCTGACCTATGGCGCGCTCTGCCGCGGGCTGCTGTCCGGCCGCATGTCGGCGGAGACGAGGTTCGAGGGCGACGATCTGCGCCGCCACGACCCCAAGTTCCAGCAGCCCCGCTTCGGCCAGTATCTGGCGGCCGTGCGGAAGCTGGAGGAGGTGGCGGGCCGCCATGGCAAGCGCGTGGTCCATCTGGCGGTGCGCTGGCTGCTGGACCGGCCAGGCGTCAGCGTCGCCCTGTGGGGTGCCCGCCATCCGGGGCAGCTCGATCCCGTGGGCGACGTCATGGGCTGGTCCCTGGACGCCGATGCCATGGCGGAGATCGACCGCATCCTGGCGGAAACCGTGACCGACCCCGTGGGGCCGGAATTCATGGCCCCGCCGCTCCGCAAGTCCGCCGCCTGAGGGAGATTGGATATGAGCAATCCGAGTTCCGCCAGGGTCGCCCTGGTCGCCGGGGCCGGCGGCATCATCGGCCATGCCGTCTGCCATGAGCTGAAGGCGCAGGGCTGGCAGGTCCGTGCCCTGGCCCGCCGCGCCGTGCCCGGCATCGACTCCGTCACCGCGGACCTGACCGACGCGCGGGCCACGGCGGAGGCGTTGCGCGCCGCCAAGGACACCACGCACCTGTTCTACGCGGCCCTGAGCCCCGATCCCGACCTGTCCACGGAGGCGGAGCGGAACGGGCGCATGCTGGGCAACCTGCTGGACGGGCTGGAGGAGGCCGGCGCGCCCCTGCGCCGGGTGGTGATCTATCAGGGCTTCAAGATCTACGGCATCCATCTGGGGGCGAAGGTGCCGACGCCGGCGCGGGAGAGCGATCCGCCCCACATGCCGCCCAACCTGTATCTGGCGCAGGAGGCGCAGTTGAAGCGCCGGGCGGAGCGGAGCGCCTGGGACTATGTGGCCCTGCGGCCGGACGTGGTGGTGGGCGACGTCCATGGCAATCCCATGAACATCGCGCTGGTGGTCGGGGTCTTCGCCGAGATTTCCCGCGCCCTGGGCATCCCGATGCGCTTTCCCGGCACCGACCTTGCCTACCGGCAGCTTGTCCAGTTCACGGATTCCGGCCTGTTGGCGCGGGCCAGCGCCTGGGCGGCGGAATCCGAGCGGGCGGCGGGCGAAGCCTTCAACGTCACCAATGGCGACGTCTTCCGGTGGGAGCGGATGTGGGAGGATGCGGCCGGGCATCTCGGCCTGAAGACCGCCGCGCCGGTTCCCCTGACCCTGACCCGCCACATGGCCGACAAAGGGCCGCTGTGGCGGGAGATCGCGGAGGCCAAGGGGCTGGTGCAGCCCGACCTTTCCGCCCTGGTGGGCTGGGGCTTCGGGGATTTCATCTTCCATACGGAGACGGACGTGATCTCCGACGTGAACAAGATCTACCGCCACGGCTTCACGGAACGGATGGATTCCACCCTTTCCCTGCTCACCGCCATCGACAGCCTGAAACGGCAGCGCGTGCTGCCCTGAGCACGTCACGGGCCGGGTGCGTGACGGGTTCGTATCGGCCCTGTTGCGCTGACCCGCGGTGCCTGCCGGTTCCGACCGGACAGGCGCCGCACCGACCCGTGACGCCCGTGAGGTGAAGGAACAATGGCGACCTTGCTGAAGAATGGGCCGGCCCGCAGCGGCCGCGCCATGGTCCTGCGGCCGGTGATCCGTGGCGAGGACCGTGCGGATTCGCGCGACCACGCCGGGGCCATAGCGGAGGCGGTCGGCCTCGCCAAGGCCATCGGGCTGGAGGTCGTGCATGCCGAGCGCATGAATCTGGACCGGCCCACCGCCGCGAAGCTGCTGGGCAGCGGCAACGCGCAGCGCATCGCCGACATGGTGAAAAGCGCCGCCGCCCAGGGCTCCCCCATCGACGTGGTCTTCATCGACCACGCCCTGTCGCCGGTGCAGCAGCGCAACCTGGAGCGCTGCTTCAAGGCCAAGGTGATCGACCGCACCGCCCTGATCCTGGAGATTTTCGGGGAGCGCGCCCGCACGCGGGAGGGCCGGTTGCAGGTGGACCTCGCCACGCTGAGCTACCAGCGGTCGCGGCTGGTCCGGTCCTGGACGCATCTGGGCCGGTTGCGCGGCGGCTTCGGCTTCATGGGCGGCCCTGGCGAGACCCAGCTTGAAACCGACCGCCGGCTGCTGTCCCAGCGCATCGCCAAGCTGCGCCGCGACCTGGGCGAGGTGCGCCGGACCCGCACCCTGCACCGTGAGGCCCGCAAGCGCGGCGGCCACCCGGTGGTCGCCCTGGTCGGCTACACCAATGCCGGCAAGTCCACCCTGTTCAACAAGCTCTCGGGCGCGTCGGTCGGGGCGGAGGACATGCTGTTCGCCACGCTGGACCCCACCATGCGCGGCATCAGGCTGCCCAACGGCCGGGAGGCGATCCTGTCCGACACGGTGGGCTTCATCTCCGCCCTGCCCCACGGCCTGGTCGAGGCGTTCCGGGCAACGCTGGAGGAGGTGCAGGCCGCCGACCTGATCCTGCATGTGCGCGACGTCGCCCATCCGGAGACGGAGGCGCAGAAGGAGGATGTGGACGCAACCCTGCGCGACCTCGGCATCGATCCGGACGCCAACCGGATCATCGAGGTGGCGAACAAGCTGGACCTGCTGGACCCGGACGGCCGCACCGAATACCGCAACCGGGCACTCCGCTCCGACCGCATGGTCGCGGTCTCCGCCAGGACCGGCGAAGGACTGGACGAGTTGCTGGAAGCGGTGGCCCGGCAGCTTTCCGCCGCGGAGACGGTGGTGGAGTTGGATGTGGACCTGTCGGACGGGGAAGCCCTGTCCATGGTGCACGACCGGACCCGCGTGCTGGAGCGGGAGGACCGGGACGGCCACGCCCATATGCGCGTGGCGACCGACCGCGGCACCCTGGCCCGCCTGCGCGACCATGCCGGCGTGGCGGTCACCGGACGCGGGGACGGCGGCACGCAACGGCCAAGGGAGATGTAGGCGCGGCCTTCCGCCGTCCCGGCCGCCCGATGCCGCAGGAAGGTTTCAGCCCGGATCGAACCAGTCGCCTCCATTCCTGTTGGTTCCAGTCCATGGGACATCACGCCATGCGGGTGTCCCGAGGCTACAATAGGGGCCGTTCGCGAAACGGTCCCATGGAGGATACAACCATGCGGCATATCCTTATCGGTGCTGTTTCGGCCGTTGCCCTGATCGCCGGCTCCGCCTTGGCGCAGAGCGGTGCGGCCGGCGGCACCAGCACCGGCACGGCCGGTGGCGGCGCTACCACGGGCAGCACGGCCAGCGGCACCGGCGGAACCACCATGGGCGGCACCGGAAGCACCATGGGCGGGACCGGAAGCACATTGGGTGGAACCGGGAGCACGACCGGTTCGACTGGAACCATGGGCGGTTCAACGGGCACGATGGGCGGCACCGGCACGACCGGCACGCTGGGGGATGCGACCGGATCGACGGACGGCATCGGTACCGGCACCGGCACCGGCACGACCGGGACCATGGGCGGCACGACGGGCAGCCGTGGAACGACCGGCACGCTCGGCGATCCCACCGGTTCCGGCGGCACGCTGAACGATCCGACCGGCTCCCGCGGGACGCTGGGCGATACCGGGACAGGTTCCACCGGCACCATGGGCGGAACAGCCGGAAGCGGCAGCAGCCAGGATGAGGTCGGGCTCGGCGGCACCGGAACCAGCGGCACGAGCGGGCTCGGAACCGGCACCGGCGGAACGAGCGGCGGCACGCTTGGCGGCACGACCGGAACGGGAACCGGCGGCATGTCCGGCACGGGCGGAACCGGCGGCTCCAGCACCGGAGGCGGATCGTCCAGCGGCGGCGGGTCGTCGGGCGGGTCTTCCGGCGGCGGCTCCTCCGGCGGTGGCGGCTCTTCCGGCGGCGGTGGCGGCGGTCGCTGAGGCTTGATGGCGGATCGGGGCGGGCGCATGGCGTCCGCCCCTTTTCTCAATCCCCGGTCATGCGGCCCAGGAAGAAGTCCGTCGCCTCGCGAACAATGTCCGGCGGCACCACATGGCCGTCCGGGAATTCCCGGTACAGCACGGAGTAGCCCGCCTCTTCCAACCGGGGAACGATGCGCCGGCTACAGGACCGGATCGGCAGCACCTGATCCTCGACCCCATGCGAGATGTAGATTTCCGGCTCCCCCACCGTGGAAAGCGGGACGATGAAGCCGGGGGAAAAGGCCAGGATGTGGCTGAACAGATCCCCGTTCATGACGCCCAGCGACAGGGCATAGGATGCCCCGTCGGAAAAGCCGGCCAGGGCGATGCGGTCGGGGTCGATGGGCTGCTCCGCGAAAAGCTTCGCCAGCGCCTTGTCGATAAAGTCCACGTCCGGCCCGTAATCGCCCCTGATCACGTCCCATGTGGCGGCCCGGCTGTCCGGAAACAGCAGCGCGATGCCCTCGGCATCGGCCTGTCCCCTCAACAGCTCCACCATGCCCGCCGCGTCGCCGCCCGCCCCGTGCAGCATCACGATCAGCGGCATCGGCCCGGAACCCGCTCTGTCCGGAAGATAGACCACCCCGTCACGCGCCTCATCCAGACGCAGGGCGCGCAGGCCGGGCTCCGAAACGGATGTTCCCGCGTTCAAGGGACGCGCCGTCAGCCGTCCCCGTTCCGCTGCACGCCCATTTGCCATCGCTGCATCTCCTCCGCACCCCGGTCCGATGAGCAGCAGGCCCAACAGTGCGGTCGGCACCATTCCCATGGTCCTCATCGGAAGCCTCCCTGGACCTGCCGCGGTGTGCTGCAACCTCGCGCCAGCACGGCGGTTCCGGAGATGGGCGGCGGTTCAGCCCTTCTCCGCCACCTGATCGGAAGGAGGCACTGCACGTTGCGCCCGCTGCCAGTGCGTGTGGCCCGGCACCTCCTGGCTGAGGAAGCGATAGCCTAGGGCCTCCAGGGCCGCGGCGTCCTGCGGCCAGCGGTGGCGGTCGTCCAGGAAGACCTCCCGATCCTCCAGCCGGACGCCAAGGATCAGATGGTGTCCCTGCCCGTCCGGCAATTCGACCAGGGTGGCCCGCAACGCGCCGCGGGGATAGCCGCGGCGGATCAAGCGGCTGATCGTGGTCATCACCACGTCGTCGCAGTCCCCCTGCATGCCGGTGCCGCGGGTGCCCAGGATCTGCCAGACATCCTCCGCCTCCGGGGTGTAGGCGAGATCGGTCACTACCTCGCGGTGGATATGCGTGGCCATCGAAAGGCTGGCCTTCCGCCCCTTCAGCCGGTCCGGACCGGCCAGGGCGGCGGCCCGACCGCCAAGAGCGGCGGCGCAGCCGGGATCGCGGGCGCCGTAGGTCTTGCAGTAGCTCGCATATTGCGGCAACGGCTCCACCTCCCCGCCCCAGACAATGGTCTGGGCGTTCGCCGTGACGGCCACGCTGACCAGCAGGAACAACCCGACAAAGGGAACCAGCCGGTTGTGCAGCGGTCTGGAGCCGGGATCGTGCGTGAGCAGGCGGACGGCATCGTGCCGCAACACAAATGCCCCGACCAGAAGCACTATCCCCGCCACAGCAAGCAGACGGCCCGGCAGGATGGATCGCGGCAGGTCATTCCGCAGTTGCGAAGTGCGGAATGACATATCGCGGCGGACCGCCACATCCGTGGCGGTCGGAAATATCGGTCTCATTTTATTTGTCTGACGGCGTTTCCTCTGCCCGTCAGTCTATAATGAGCCGTGTCTCAAGGCACGTTGTTTCAGGCATGGCGACGGAACCGGCCGCGGCCGGTTCCGTCCACAGCTTTTTTTGAAGCGGGTTCAGGCCGCCAGACCTGCCCCGTGCCCTGCATTGGCATGGCTACGGCGGTAGCGCACGGCCATCGTGCCCTGGTCGGCCCTGGCCAGATTGCGCTCATACCGGGCCAGCAGCCGCGTGAAGGTGGTCACGCGGATGGGCTGGCTGTCGCGCATCCGCCGCCAGGTGCTCTCGCTGATGCCGTAGGTCTCGCGGAGCCCGGCTTTGGTCACGGATGTGAGGTGCCGTCTGAATTCCAGGAACTGCGCACGGGTGACCGACATCATGATGCCTGCCATGCTCATGTCTCCCTGACTGCGAAAAGTCGGAGTGTGGGGTGGAAGGGACCGGCCGCCCCTGCGGCAGGTCCCTCCGGGGTCACTCGGCGGGACGGGTCGATGTCACGTCCTCAGGCGTCACCGGATCGGTGTAGCCGTTGCCGAAATGGGTGCGGATGAAGTTCACCACCGCGGCGACCTGGGCATCGGACAGCCCTTCGAAGGATGGCATCGCCTTGCGGCCGTTCACGACCATGTAGATGGGATAATCCCCGGCCTCCAGGTTCGGGTTCGACGCCAGGGACGGGTAAATCCCGGCCCCTTCCGCCCCTTTCCCGTCGGGCATGTGGCAGCCCTGGCAGATGGCCCGGTACAGCGCCTCCCCATCCTGGTAGGAGAAGCGGTCTGCCGTTGCGAAGGCGTTGGACTGGGCATCCGTGGACTGCGCCATGGCCGGCAGGCAGGACAGGCAGAGCGCCGCGGCGGCCGCGGCAAGGGTCAGGCGGGATCGCATCTTTGAATCCTCCGTCATGGCCGCGACGCCGAGCTGTGGGTCGTGGATGTGACGCGCTGGTGCAGGCGGGTGATGGCGTCGAGGGAGGAGGTCACCGCCCCCTCCTGCCAGGCCGGGATGTAGGAGGCATGTTCGCCCGCCAGCAGGATGCGGCCATCGATCTGGCATAAATCCTTGTAATGTGCGGCTCGGGTCTCCTCCGTCCAGGCGCCGAAGCAGCCCAGCGTCCAGGGCACGCGATGCCAGGCGACGGCCACGCCGGTGTCGAACTCGGTCTTGTACTGCGGGTGGATCTGGGCGCCGAACTCCACGGCCCGCTTCACCCTCTCCTCCGGCGCCATGGCGGCGAACTCGTAGGCGAAGGGACCCCAGGGATAGGCCCCCAGCACCACGGCCTTGCCCTTGGAGCCGTAGCCGGTGTTCGGATAGGCGATCAGGGAAATCGGCAGGTCCGTGTAGCTGATACCGCCATAGATCGCCTCGTCCTGCTCCCAGAAGCGGCGGTTGAACTGAAGCCCGACCTTCAGGGCGGCATGGTACGGCACGGCGGATATCGCGTCGGCCATGGGCTGGCTGACATCCATGGGAATCTGGCTGAGCACCGAGAGCGGGATGGTGCAGAGGCACCATTGGGCCGAGGCGGTCTGCATCGCGCCGCCATGGCCGTCATCGAAGCTGACCGTGACGCCGGAGCCGTTCTGCCGGATTTCGCGGACACGCGCATTGTAGCGGATCTTGTCCTTCAGCCGCTCCGCGAACGCCCTGGGCAGCATGTCCATGCCGCCGACGGGCTGGAACAGGCTGGTCTGGAACTCATAGCCCGCACCGGTGCCGATATGCCGCCACAGGCCGGACTGCAGCAGTTCGGAGAAGCCGATGGGTTCGGACGGCACCGGCTCCCCGCTGAGCCCGCCGCCGGGGTCCTTGGCGAAGCCGCGGCGCATGCTGGACGTTTCGCCGGCCCGGTACTTCATGTCCTTGTCCAGAGCGCCCCACTGGCGCAGCGCCTCCAGAAGCTTCTCCTGATCCTCCTGCCCCACCAGCTCGTCCATGCCGGGCTTGTGCGCCAGCTTGCCGAGCAGTTCCGAGACATGGCCGTGGAAGTCGGCCTGGACCTCGCGGTAGCGCACCGGCTTCCCGCCGAAGGCGTTCTTGGAATGGACATAGGCGTTGTAGTTGACCTGGAAGAAAGGCTCCAGCGTCACGCCCAACTCGTGGCAGTAGTGCATCATGGCGTGGTGGTGGTAGGGCACCCGCCACGGGCCGGGATTGATGTAGTTTCCCGCTTCGAACCCGACATTCTGGGTGAAGCCGCCCAGCTCGGTATAGGTGTCGCCGCCCCGCAGGGTCCAGGCGCGACCGCCAGCCCGGTCCCGGTATTCCAGAACCTGAACGTCGTAACCGGCCTTGCCCAGCTCATAGGCGGCGACCAGACCCGCAAGGCCCGCGCCCAGGATCAGCACGGAGGCGCCCTTCGGCGCGCCGTCCAGCCGGGGCACATGCGTGAATTCGGACTTCGCGGCGAAGCCGAGGCTGCTGGCCGCCTGATACATGACGGTGCTGCCGGCCGACATGCCGATCATGGCCAGCAGACGACGCCGCGTCATCGGCTGACGGTCTGCCGCCTGACGGCCCGGCGCGCCGGAGCGCATCGAAGAAAATGGTCCCATTCTCGCCTCGAAAGTGGCGGCCGGCGCCCGCATCGCCATCGCGGCAGCGCCGACCGGAGAGCATTCAAAGGGGGAGCAGGACGGGGACCCTTCCCGGCCTGCTCCGCAGGTCGTCAGGGTCAGAAGGTCGCCGTGATGCGGGCGTACCAGAAGCCGCCATTGTACCCGATCGGCGAGGTGTCCGGATAAACCTGGCCGGAGGAGAATGTGCCGTCCGCATCCGGCGCCAGCTTGTCGGGATAGGCGTCGAACAGGTTCTGCACGCCGACCGAGACAGTGACGAAGTCGTTGAAGGTGTAGGAGCCTTCCACGTCGAACACCCACTCGGACCCGAAGGATCGGCCGTAGGTCGCCGTGTCGGTCCAGGAGTCGAAGTAGCTGGCGCGCGTCAGGAAGGACATCGGGCCGACCGTGTAGACGCCGGTCAGGTTGCCGCGCCATTCCGGCAGCTGCTCTTCCAGATCGGCCATGCGGGTATCGTCGATGACGGTCTCGTCACGCTCCGTCACCTTGGTCTTGTTGTAGTTGACCGCCGCGGTCAGGGAGAGGCTGCCGGTGCCGAGGTCGTAGGAGGTGTTGGCGACCACGTCGACGCCCTGGGTGCGGGTGTCGAAGGCGTTGGTGAAGTAGTTCACCAGACCCAGCGTGTT comes from the Indioceanicola profundi genome and includes:
- a CDS encoding transglutaminase-like cysteine peptidase; translated protein: MRPIFPTATDVAVRRDMSFRTSQLRNDLPRSILPGRLLAVAGIVLLVGAFVLRHDAVRLLTHDPGSRPLHNRLVPFVGLFLLVSVAVTANAQTIVWGGEVEPLPQYASYCKTYGARDPGCAAALGGRAAALAGPDRLKGRKASLSMATHIHREVVTDLAYTPEAEDVWQILGTRGTGMQGDCDDVVMTTISRLIRRGYPRGALRATLVELPDGQGHHLILGVRLEDREVFLDDRHRWPQDAAALEALGYRFLSQEVPGHTHWQRAQRAVPPSDQVAEKG
- a CDS encoding DUF4142 domain-containing protein; the protein is MHRRAMILTVAAAGIAVPLGIHRAAWAQTASGSVADMDEDDIKMMIAANSLASLQSSQMAVQQANDPLVKEFARLEAEEQQNTMAAMKAMGESPSEATVPDDKKAAMQRLQSAQGAEFDELFVNTQTTAHQELLALHQNLLEKAGNESRESVIPLLSVPAIKSHIAMLQLINQNIGSSTASSR
- a CDS encoding alpha/beta hydrolase, which gives rise to MANGRAAERGRLTARPLNAGTSVSEPGLRALRLDEARDGVVYLPDRAGSGPMPLIVMLHGAGGDAAGMVELLRGQADAEGIALLFPDSRAATWDVIRGDYGPDVDFIDKALAKLFAEQPIDPDRIALAGFSDGASYALSLGVMNGDLFSHILAFSPGFIVPLSTVGEPEIYISHGVEDQVLPIRSCSRRIVPRLEEAGYSVLYREFPDGHVVPPDIVREATDFFLGRMTGD
- the hflX gene encoding GTPase HflX, whose translation is MATLLKNGPARSGRAMVLRPVIRGEDRADSRDHAGAIAEAVGLAKAIGLEVVHAERMNLDRPTAAKLLGSGNAQRIADMVKSAAAQGSPIDVVFIDHALSPVQQRNLERCFKAKVIDRTALILEIFGERARTREGRLQVDLATLSYQRSRLVRSWTHLGRLRGGFGFMGGPGETQLETDRRLLSQRIAKLRRDLGEVRRTRTLHREARKRGGHPVVALVGYTNAGKSTLFNKLSGASVGAEDMLFATLDPTMRGIRLPNGREAILSDTVGFISALPHGLVEAFRATLEEVQAADLILHVRDVAHPETEAQKEDVDATLRDLGIDPDANRIIEVANKLDLLDPDGRTEYRNRALRSDRMVAVSARTGEGLDELLEAVARQLSAAETVVELDVDLSDGEALSMVHDRTRVLEREDRDGHAHMRVATDRGTLARLRDHAGVAVTGRGDGGTQRPREM
- a CDS encoding c-type cytochrome — its product is MRSRLTLAAAAAALCLSCLPAMAQSTDAQSNAFATADRFSYQDGEALYRAICQGCHMPDGKGAEGAGIYPSLASNPNLEAGDYPIYMVVNGRKAMPSFEGLSDAQVAAVVNFIRTHFGNGYTDPVTPEDVTSTRPAE
- a CDS encoding YoaK family protein, with translation MLTRQGDARTKSSDRLLAWSLAGIAGAANAAGFYAAGHYVSHMTGAVSALADQLVLGEPAGIVLALGVIVLFIAGAASSALLISLGLRRGLTGIYAFSVLAEAVLLAALAWLDMLVPGPLRGLILILGLSFLMGLQNAIVTRLSGARIRTTHVTGMVTDIGIELGHLMDRAVTRGAPGSAKPDLDKLALHVPTVGSFFVGGLLGVFGYRAMGQLFLLIPAACLMALAIRGLRASPDQ
- a CDS encoding Hsp20 family protein produces the protein MRTAFDFSPFYRTAIGFDRVFDMLEGLARAEPDGYPPYNVERVGDDSYRVTLAVAGFGPDEINITAQPNQLVVTGRRNGEDRAEVLHRGLALRPFERRFSLADHIEVRDARLENGLLTIELVRNVPEALKPRRIAISGPASGPALEHKPGMAEDVMVQNNEERRVAA
- a CDS encoding aldo/keto reductase, with the protein product METVTIADTGIVASRIGLGTWAIGGWMWGGTEEREAIATIHAALDRGITLIDTAPVYGFGQSEEIVGKALAMDGRRQRAVIATKAALDWTGGSPFRNASRARIMQEVEDSLRRLRTDVIDILQIHWPDPVTPMEETAQAMADLLKAGKIRAIGVSNFSPAQMDAFRAVAPLHVCQPPYNLFERAIDRDVLPYCESNGIATLTYGALCRGLLSGRMSAETRFEGDDLRRHDPKFQQPRFGQYLAAVRKLEEVAGRHGKRVVHLAVRWLLDRPGVSVALWGARHPGQLDPVGDVMGWSLDADAMAEIDRILAETVTDPVGPEFMAPPLRKSAA
- a CDS encoding SDR family oxidoreductase, with the protein product MSNPSSARVALVAGAGGIIGHAVCHELKAQGWQVRALARRAVPGIDSVTADLTDARATAEALRAAKDTTHLFYAALSPDPDLSTEAERNGRMLGNLLDGLEEAGAPLRRVVIYQGFKIYGIHLGAKVPTPARESDPPHMPPNLYLAQEAQLKRRAERSAWDYVALRPDVVVGDVHGNPMNIALVVGVFAEISRALGIPMRFPGTDLAYRQLVQFTDSGLLARASAWAAESERAAGEAFNVTNGDVFRWERMWEDAAGHLGLKTAAPVPLTLTRHMADKGPLWREIAEAKGLVQPDLSALVGWGFGDFIFHTETDVISDVNKIYRHGFTERMDSTLSLLTAIDSLKRQRVLP
- a CDS encoding NAD(P)/FAD-dependent oxidoreductase; translation: MTRRRLLAMIGMSAGSTVMYQAASSLGFAAKSEFTHVPRLDGAPKGASVLILGAGLAGLVAAYELGKAGYDVQVLEYRDRAGGRAWTLRGGDTYTELGGFTQNVGFEAGNYINPGPWRVPYHHHAMMHYCHELGVTLEPFFQVNYNAYVHSKNAFGGKPVRYREVQADFHGHVSELLGKLAHKPGMDELVGQEDQEKLLEALRQWGALDKDMKYRAGETSSMRRGFAKDPGGGLSGEPVPSEPIGFSELLQSGLWRHIGTGAGYEFQTSLFQPVGGMDMLPRAFAERLKDKIRYNARVREIRQNGSGVTVSFDDGHGGAMQTASAQWCLCTIPLSVLSQIPMDVSQPMADAISAVPYHAALKVGLQFNRRFWEQDEAIYGGISYTDLPISLIAYPNTGYGSKGKAVVLGAYPWGPFAYEFAAMAPEERVKRAVEFGAQIHPQYKTEFDTGVAVAWHRVPWTLGCFGAWTEETRAAHYKDLCQIDGRILLAGEHASYIPAWQEGAVTSSLDAITRLHQRVTSTTHSSASRP